The genomic interval GCCGGTCGGCACGGAAGCCGCCGGCGAGGCCACTCGGGCCCGTCCGCCTGCGGCGGGGCCCGGCACATCCCGCGACACGCGGGTCGGGCAGCGGAGGCCCGGGTGGCCCCGGCCGCGACGCGGCCGGGGTGGGGGTCGGTCGAGGCCTCGGGCCGGGGGGTCCCCGGGTTGGCTTCGAGCCGGATGCATGCCCCGCGGCGTCGGCCGCCGGACACGCGGAGGCCGCCGCCTCCGGCCGCTCCTCGCGGACCGGGAGGCAGCCGCCCCCGGAGGAGCGTCACGCCTCCAGGTCGTCGGGGAGCTGCATCCCGAGTTCGAGGTTCAGCTCGGCGAGCTTGCGCTTCACCTCCCGCAGCGAGGTCTTGCCGAAGCTGCGGACCTTCAGGAGATCCGCCTCTTCGCGGCTCACCAGCTCGGCGACGTTGCTGATCTGCGCCGACTCCAGGCAGTTGCTCGCCCGGACCGAGAGGTCCATGTCGGCCACGGTCATCCGCAGCTTCTGGAGCAGGTCCTCGTCGACCTTCGCCGCGGCGGCGGCGTCGGCGGAGGCGACCTCCTGTCCGATGTCGAAGTAGTTGACGAAGGGGTTGAGGTGCTTCCGCAGGATCTTGGCGGCCTCGACCAGGGCCATCTCCGGCGTGATCGTGCCGTCGGTCCAGACCTCCATCGTCAGCTTGTCGTAGTTGGTCTTCTGCCCGACGCGGGTGTCCTCGACCTTGTAGCGCACCCGGGTGACCGGCGAGTAGATCGCGTCGACGAAGATCCAACCGACCTCCTGCTCGTTCTCCTTGTTGTTCTCGATCTGCTCGGAGGCGGGCACGTAAGCCCGGCCCTTGCCGACCTTGAACTCCATGTCGAAGTCGACCTGCTTGGACAGCGTCGCGAGGATCTCGTCCTTGTTGTGGATCGTGATGCTCGTGTCGGCCTCGATGAGGTCGCACGTCACCTCGCCCGGACCCTCGGCCTGCAGCCGCATGGTCTTGGGCTCGTCGCCCTCGCAGGAGACCACCATCGACTTCACCTTGAGGATGATGTCGGTGACGTCCTCCATCACGCCCTCCAGGGACGTGAACTCGTGCTCGGCGCCCTTGATCTTGACGGCCGTGACGGCCGCGCCCTCGAGGGAGGAGAGCAGGATGCGGCGGAGCGAGTTGCCGATCGTGTTGCCGAAGCCGCGTTCGAAGGGCTCGCAGGTGAACTTGCCGTAGGTGTCCGAGGCGGTTTCCTGATCCAGGACCGTCCGGTGGGGGAGCTCGAGGCCGCGCCAGCGAATTCGCATGATGGTTCCTTTGCCCGTGGTCGTGGGCGGTGTCCCGGCAGGTTCAGTGGTCGTGCTCGCTCGATCGGGTCTCGCCGCTGCGGGGCCGGCGAGGGATCTGCTGGAACACGGGGAAGGAAAGCTTGTTCAGGTCGTTGCGCGAGATCGGTAGGAGAAGCAGGGCACCGCGTTCATCCGACGTCGCCGCGAGTGGACGCTCCCGCACGGTCGGCCGGCCCTTCGCGCCCGCGGATCACCGGCATCCTGGCCGGGCGTCGCCCGGCCCGTGGCGTCTCGCGCCGCTCGGATGGCCGGGGAGGCGGACCTTCGTGGGGGTGCGGGTGGTCTCTCCCTCGCGCCCCCGGCAGGGTGAGGCCCCCCTGTCCGGTCGCCTCCGGCGACCGCCCGGCGGAGCCCGGCACCGCTCGCACGACGCAGGATCGCTCAGCGATCCCCCGCCGAAGGCGGAATCAAACCCGCCGCTTCTTGGGCGGGCGGCAGCCGTTGTGGGGGATCGGGGTGTGGTCCTCCACGGCGGTGACCTTGATGCCGTTGGCCTGCAGGGCCGTCACGGCGGACTCGCGGCCGGAGCCGGCGCCGCGGAGGCGGACCTCGACCTCGGTCATGCCGAAGCGCTTGGCCTTCTGGGCGCACTCCTCGGCGGCGCGCGTGGCGGCGAACGGCGTGCTCTTCCGCGAGCCCTTGAACCCGATCTGCCCGGCGGTGGAGGCGCACAGCGTCTCGCCGTTCACGTCGGTGATCGTGATCAGCGTGTTGTTGAAGGTCGCCTTCACGTGGGCGATGCCCCGGGTGACGGACTTGCGGGAGCGGCGTTGGGACTTCTTGGCCAAAACAGGGTCTCTCGGGCGGGAGGAAGTTGAGCGGATCCGGAGGCCGGTCACCGACGCTCGTCGGGCCGCAGATCCTGGCTTCGCGCGGGTTTCGGCGGGCCGTGGCGGTGCACGATCCGCAGGGGTGCTCGCGGGACCGGCTCCCGCGGACCGTCGCCCTCGGGGGGCAAAAACCGCTCCGATCCGCGGGAAGCGGATCGGGGCTGAAGCGGCCGGCCGGCGTGAGCCGACCGGACGCGAGCAGCGAGGCCGGTGGGAACCTCGCCGCTCAAGAGGCGGCCGGGCGGTGGGCCCGATGCCACCCCCGGGGGGAGGCTCACTTCGCCTTCACGCCCTTCTTGCCGGCGACCGTCTTCTTCCGGCCCTTCCGGGTGCGGGCGTTGGTCTGCGTCCGCTGGCCGCGGCAGGGCAGGCCCCGGCGGTGGCGGTCGCCGCGGTAGCAGCGGATGTCGCGGAGGCGGGCGATGTCCTGAGCGGTCTGCCGGCGGAGGCCGCCCTCGACCACGTAGTCGGCCTCGAGGATGCCCGCGAGCTTCGCGATCTGGTCCTCGTCGAGCGTGTGGGCGCGGGCCTCGGGGTCCAGGTCCGCCTTCGCGCAGAGCTCGAGGGCGGCCTTGGGGCCGATCCCGTAGATGTAGCGGAAGGAGATCCGCAGGGGCTTGTTGTCCGGGATCTCGGTGCCGATGATGCGTGGCATGGGGGTTCCGCCGGGGGGGGCGGCCTTGGGTTGGGTTCGGGGGTCCGGAGGGTTCCGGAGGAGCGGGCGAGCGGCGGACGCCGCCCGCCGGCCTTGCTTCACTTCTTCACGCCGCGCTTGACCTTCGCTCCGCCCTGCCGGGCCTTGAACTTGGGGTTGGACTTGCAGATGACGTAGACGCGGCCGCGGCGGCGGACGATCTGGCAGTCCTCGGAGCGGGACTTCAACTTGCCGATGGAGCTGACGACTTTCATGAGCGTTTCGCCTTCAGGCGGAGGGTGGACGAGGGAGCGGGTGCGAGGCAACAGACCCCCGCTTCAGCGGCGGTAGGTGATGCGGCCCTTGGTGAGGTCGTACGGGCTGATCTCGACCGACACCACGTCGCCGGGCAGGATCCGGATGTAGTGCTTCCGCATCCGGCCGGAGATGGTCGCGATGATCTGGTGATCGTTCTCGAGCTTGACGCGGAACATCGCGCTCGGGAGGGACTCGGTCACCTCCCCCTCGAACTGGAGCATGTCTTCTTTGGGCACGGCAGGCTCCGGGGGCGGTACGCGGGCTCGGGGCGGCGTGCCCTCGAACCCCGCGGGAGGGGAAGCAACGGGTTCGACCCGCACCCTCGGTAGGTGCAGGCAACGATCGCCCGCCCGCGGCTTGCGACGCGGGGCGGAGAGGATAGCAGGGTTTCGCGAGCGTGTAAGGACGGGTGTCGGGCGAGCGGGTTCGGAGGCTCGTTCGGTTTCCGGGGACGCCGAGCACCGCGGCTCGGAGCGGCCGTGCGGGTCGACGCGGGGCTGGATTCCGGTCGTGCTGCGCCCGATCCGGGCACGTGGAGGAGTGACTGCCGTCAGGCGGCTGCGCCGCCGGCGTGTCGAACCTGCGACCTCCGGCCACCGCTCCGCGGTGGCTCGGAGGCCGACAGGTTCGAATCCAAGACCTCAGCACAATTGAAAGAACCCCGGCCCAACGGGCCGGGGTTCTTTCAATAGCGGGGGCTGGATTCGAACCTGCGACCTCCGGGTTATGAGCCCGACGAGCTACCAGACTGCTCTACCCCGCAGCTGTGCCTTCAGTTTAGCCAGCCCGCCGCGGGGCCGCAAATCCGCGGACCGCCGCCCGAAAAGCCGGGGAAACCTCACGGTCCGCGGGTTCAGCCCAGCGCCCGGCCGACCGCCGCGACGACCTCCGCGTGGCAGGGGCCGTTGGTCGCGATGACGCCGCGGTTGTTGTCGAGGCCGCGGCCTTTCGAGAAGTCCAGCCGCCTGCCGTCGACATCGGTGACGGTGCCGCCCGCCTCCTCGAGCACGGCGACGCCGGCGGCGTGGTCCCAGATGCGCTCGACGTAGCCCGGCCGCGTCGGCAGCCGCAGGTACGCGTCGGCCACCCCCATGGCGACCGCGGCGTACTTCGCCTGGCTGTCCATCCGCACCGGGTCGGCGGTGACGCCGAGCATCCTCACCACCTCGGCGGCCGCGTCCTGCTTGGTGTGCCCGCTCTCGACGCTCTCGCACACGCGGAGCACGCCGGGCACGCTCCGCTCGCTCACGGCGATCTTCCGCCCGTGGTGCGGGTCGTGGTCCGTGCCCTCCACCGGGTGCCGGTACGCGCCGGCTCCCTTCACCGCGACCAGCACCACGCCCGGCTCGTCCTGGCCGTCCACCGCGAGATTCGGGCACCCGAGCACGCCGCCCACCACCTCGCCGCCCTCGATCAGCCCCAGCGCCACCGCGTACTGCTCGCCGCGGAGGAAGCCCTTCGTGCCGTCGATCGGGTCGAGCGCCCAGTAGCGGTCTTTCCGCGGATCGTCGTCCCCGGCGGTCGCCGGATCGAACGATCCGCGGTCGATGGCCTCGATCGCCTCCTCGGCGGGCATCCCCGCGTGCACCGCCACGCGCCCGAGCAGGTCGCGGTGCTCCCCGGTCCGCAGCTCCTCGGAGCCCTCCTCGCCGACGACGACCAGATCCGGGCACCGCTCCGCGAGGATCCCGCAGACCACCGCCTGCGAGGCGAAGTCGGCCACGGTCACCGGCGACTTGTCGCCCTTCTCCAGCGTGCCCGCGTTGACCAGGTCCGCCTGCACCCGCACGCAAACCTTGCAAGCCGCCCGCACCGCCTCCAGCCCCGCCTCGATCAGCTCGTCTCGGTTCATGGCGCGACCCTATCGGGTCGCTCCGCCTGCGGCGGGGTGAGGCCCGGGATTCGTCGGGCTTCGGCCGGCAGAGCCCGGCGGAGCAGAGCGGCGGCCGGAGGCCGATGCTCTGGCCGCCGCGCTCCTTTGCTCCGGAATCCCGGCGCGAGTCGCGTCTGCGCTCTTTCGCTGCGTGACCCCGAGCAGCGGCGGAGGAAAAGACCGCGGACCGTGGCCTCTCCGCACGCCGCAGGCCCGCGGTCCGCGGCTCTTTCCTGGAGCGACCTCCCGCGGCCTCGGCCGGGCCGGTGCGTCAACGATCTAATGTCCCGGGGTCACGCCGACCGGAGTCGACGGGCGCCACCCGCAGAGGCCGCTCCGCGGCCTCGGAGGCGCGAACCTCCCCAACCTCATCCCGCCGGAGGCGGAGCTTTGCCTGTCGCCAACCCGTACATCCGCAACTTCTGCATCATCGCCCACATCGACCACGGGAAGAGCACCCTGGCCGACCGCATGCTGCAGGGCACCGGGGCGATGGACGACCGCACCGCCCAGGACCAGAAGCTCGACTCGATGGACATCGAGCGCGAGCGCGGCATCACCATCAAGGCCGCCGCCGTCTCCGTCGAGCACACCTGGAACGGGCAGACCTACGAGCTCAACTTCATCGACACCCCCGGCCACGTCGACTTCCACTACGAGGTCAGCCGCGCCCTGGCCGCCTGCGAGGGCGCCTGCCTCATCGTCGACGCCACACAGGGCGTTGAGGCCCAGACCGTCGCCAACCTCTACAAGGCCGTCGACGCCGACCTCGAGCTCATCCCGGTCATCAACAAGATCGACCTGCCCTCCGCCGAGCCCGAGCGGCGGGCCATGCAGGTCGAGGACGTCCTGGGCCTGCCCGCCGAGGACTGCATCCTCACCTCCGCCAAGTCCGGCCAGGGCGTGGCCGAGCTGCTCGACGCCATCTGCGAGCGCTTCCCCCCACCGGAAGGCGAGATCGAAGCGCCCCTGCAGGCCCTCATCTTCGACGCCAAGTACGACGACTACCGCGGCGTCATCGTCTACTTCCGCGTCATGAACGGGCGGCTGAAGAAGGGCGACCGCATCCTCTTCATGGGCAAGAAGCGGACCCACCAGGTCACCGAGCTGGGCAAGTTCAAACCCGACATGGAGCCCAACGCCGACCCCTTCGAGGCCGGCGACGTCGGCTACATGATCGCCGGCATCAAGACCCTCGAAGACGTCAACATCGGCGACACGATCACGCTGGACAACCACCGCGCCGCCACCGCCCTGCCCGGCTACGAGGAGCCGCAGCCGATGGTCTACTGCGACTTCTACCCCAGCGGCGACACCATGTTCGACGACCTGCGCGAGGCCATCGGCAAGCTCAAGGTCAACGATGCCAGCTTCACCTACGAGCCCAGCAGCTCCGAGGCCCTCGGCTCGGGGTTCCGCTGCGGCTTCCTGGGCATGCTCCACATGGACATCATCCAGGAGCGGCTCGAACGCGAGGGCCACGTCTCCCTCGTCCAGACCGCCCCCACCGTCACCTACGAGGTCCAGCTCACCGCCAACAAGGACGGCGTGCAGGAGGTGATCCAGATCACCAACCCCGCCGAGCTGCCGGACATGAGCCGGGTGAAGTCCATCCGCGAGCCCATGGTCGCCGCCGAGGTCATCACCCCGACCACCTCGATCGGCGACATCATGAAGCTCTGCGAGAACCGCCGCGGCGTCTACAGAGGCCAGCGCTTCCTCTCCGAGGACCGCCAGATCCTCGAGTACGAGCTCCCCCTCGCGGAGATCATCTACGACTTCTTCGACAAGCTCAAGAGCATCACCAGCGGCTACGGCACCGTCGACTACCGCGTCACCGGCTTCCAGGCCGGCGAACTCGTCAAGATGGACATCCTCGTCAACGGCTCCCCCGTCGAGGCCCTCTCGCTCATCGTCCACCGCTCCAAAGCCGAGTCCCGCGGCCGCCACCTCCTCAAGAAGCTCAAGGAGCAGATCGACCGCCACCTGTTCGAGATCCCCCTCCAAGCCGCCATCGGCGGCAAGATCATCGGGCGCGAGACGATCAAGTCCGTCGGCAAGAACGTCACCGCCAAGTGCTACGGCGGCGACGTGAGCCGCAAGCGGAAGCTGCTGGAGAAGCAGAAGAAGGGGAAGGACCGGATGAAGCGAATCGGAACGGTGGATATTCCGCAGGGGGCGTTTATGGCGGTGCTGGACACGGGGGAGTGAATTTGCGATGATTCCGTTGCGACGGTCGAACTGCCTCGATGAAAGTTAATATGAGCACTCGGAATTGGTCGGCCAGCCGACACTCAAGAATGTAAAC from Phycisphaera mikurensis NBRC 102666 carries:
- the rpsK gene encoding 30S ribosomal protein S11; translated protein: MAKKSQRRSRKSVTRGIAHVKATFNNTLITITDVNGETLCASTAGQIGFKGSRKSTPFAATRAAEECAQKAKRFGMTEVEVRLRGAGSGRESAVTALQANGIKVTAVEDHTPIPHNGCRPPKKRRV
- a CDS encoding 3'(2'),5'-bisphosphate nucleotidase, which produces MNRDELIEAGLEAVRAACKVCVRVQADLVNAGTLEKGDKSPVTVADFASQAVVCGILAERCPDLVVVGEEGSEELRTGEHRDLLGRVAVHAGMPAEEAIEAIDRGSFDPATAGDDDPRKDRYWALDPIDGTKGFLRGEQYAVALGLIEGGEVVGGVLGCPNLAVDGQDEPGVVLVAVKGAGAYRHPVEGTDHDPHHGRKIAVSERSVPGVLRVCESVESGHTKQDAAAEVVRMLGVTADPVRMDSQAKYAAVAMGVADAYLRLPTRPGYVERIWDHAAGVAVLEEAGGTVTDVDGRRLDFSKGRGLDNNRGVIATNGPCHAEVVAAVGRALG
- a CDS encoding DNA-directed RNA polymerase subunit alpha, giving the protein MRIRWRGLELPHRTVLDQETASDTYGKFTCEPFERGFGNTIGNSLRRILLSSLEGAAVTAVKIKGAEHEFTSLEGVMEDVTDIILKVKSMVVSCEGDEPKTMRLQAEGPGEVTCDLIEADTSITIHNKDEILATLSKQVDFDMEFKVGKGRAYVPASEQIENNKENEQEVGWIFVDAIYSPVTRVRYKVEDTRVGQKTNYDKLTMEVWTDGTITPEMALVEAAKILRKHLNPFVNYFDIGQEVASADAAAAAKVDEDLLQKLRMTVADMDLSVRASNCLESAQISNVAELVSREEADLLKVRSFGKTSLREVKRKLAELNLELGMQLPDDLEA
- the lepA gene encoding translation elongation factor 4, which produces MPVANPYIRNFCIIAHIDHGKSTLADRMLQGTGAMDDRTAQDQKLDSMDIERERGITIKAAAVSVEHTWNGQTYELNFIDTPGHVDFHYEVSRALAACEGACLIVDATQGVEAQTVANLYKAVDADLELIPVINKIDLPSAEPERRAMQVEDVLGLPAEDCILTSAKSGQGVAELLDAICERFPPPEGEIEAPLQALIFDAKYDDYRGVIVYFRVMNGRLKKGDRILFMGKKRTHQVTELGKFKPDMEPNADPFEAGDVGYMIAGIKTLEDVNIGDTITLDNHRAATALPGYEEPQPMVYCDFYPSGDTMFDDLREAIGKLKVNDASFTYEPSSSEALGSGFRCGFLGMLHMDIIQERLEREGHVSLVQTAPTVTYEVQLTANKDGVQEVIQITNPAELPDMSRVKSIREPMVAAEVITPTTSIGDIMKLCENRRGVYRGQRFLSEDRQILEYELPLAEIIYDFFDKLKSITSGYGTVDYRVTGFQAGELVKMDILVNGSPVEALSLIVHRSKAESRGRHLLKKLKEQIDRHLFEIPLQAAIGGKIIGRETIKSVGKNVTAKCYGGDVSRKRKLLEKQKKGKDRMKRIGTVDIPQGAFMAVLDTGE
- the rpsM gene encoding 30S ribosomal protein S13 gives rise to the protein MPRIIGTEIPDNKPLRISFRYIYGIGPKAALELCAKADLDPEARAHTLDEDQIAKLAGILEADYVVEGGLRRQTAQDIARLRDIRCYRGDRHRRGLPCRGQRTQTNARTRKGRKKTVAGKKGVKAK
- the ykgO gene encoding type B 50S ribosomal protein L36, giving the protein MKVVSSIGKLKSRSEDCQIVRRRGRVYVICKSNPKFKARQGGAKVKRGVKK
- the infA gene encoding translation initiation factor IF-1, yielding MLQFEGEVTESLPSAMFRVKLENDHQIIATISGRMRKHYIRILPGDVVSVEISPYDLTKGRITYRR